The following coding sequences are from one Schizosaccharomyces osmophilus chromosome 1, complete sequence window:
- the aut12 gene encoding autophagy associated protein Aut12 produces the protein MEQQPSQHSLVPSINEDVRETNFEFVNSSALLNADGIPASLPSLASSDHDVQVSLPEIKVNGESVEQMLSEILLDDSPPPAGEIVSKARSASEVYKDKLQKAMSSFDCVLARQKRKYLIFTCSGKPVFSNIADENLEPSTVAALQAIISSFEVLKEDLTCFETLSTIIVAHSAGPLYLVCISPLTTLSPDFMKNELKLLYHQILSTITNKSISSILDSRPNFDLRRLIGSSEQFLKVLSSDLENYEPFSFLNAISPLPLRVSFRDQLSQLLLKEKPKSLIFALIVVQGRLVCAIKARKLMLHASDLYLVFLSVFGTQAFNDSMEHWVPICLPTLNPNAYFYMYTNFIHPDVALILASNESSSFFDMQAMRNTVFTRLKERCWLQKIVHAAELDQVSFRNPGFPCILHYLFYSKKYSQFYGPGYKFNAKDNVKKLYAVYASLHDQVYYKKRSLSIDVEIHGTLMLFTWSTSSFNFYCVANANENLQIPIANINKILRWIRREESRLFICTNLSF, from the exons ATGGAACAACAACCTTCACAACATTCTTTGGTCCCATCGATTAACGAAGATGTAAGAGAGAcgaattttgaatttgtaaATAGCTCTGCTTTGCTGAACGCCGATGGCATTCCAGCGAGTTTGCCTTCATTGGCATCAAGCGATCATGACGTTCAGGTTTCTTTACcagaaataaaagtaaatggGGAAAGTGTAGAACAAATGCTATCTGAGATTTTGTTGGACGATTCACCGCCTCCAGCTGGTGAGATAGTTTCGAAAGCTCGTTCAGCGAGTGAAGTCTACAAGGACAAGCTTCAAAAGGCCATGTCATCATTTGATTGTGTCCTTGCtagacaaaaaaggaaatatttgatttttacCTGTTCTGGAAAGCCAGTGTTTAGCAACATCGCTGACGAAAACCTTGAACCATCAACTGTTGCCGCTTTGCAGGCAATTATAAGCTCCTTTGAGGTTCTTAAAGAGGACTTAACTTGCTTTGAGACCCTTTCTACAATCATCGTCGCTCATTCAGCTGGCCCTCTATATTTGGTATGTATTTCGCCATTGACGACGCTTTCACCggattttatgaaaaatgaGTTGAAGCTTCTCTACCATCAGATATTAAGTACTATTACAAATAAATCTATTTCATCAATTTTGGACTCAAGACCCAACTTTGATTTACGACGTCTCATTGGAAGCAGCGAACAGTTTTTAAAGGTATTATCAAGCGACCTCGAGAATTATGAacctttttcgtttttaaaTGCTATATCTCCTCTTCCTTTACGCGTGTCTTTTCGAGATCAACTTTCTCAGTTGCTACTGAAAGAGAAACCCAAGTCCCTGATATTTGCTCTTATAGTCGTACAGGGCCGATTAGTTTGCGCTATCAAGGCAAGAAAACTCATGCTACATGCTAGTGATCTTTATTTAGTTTTCCTCTCGGTTTTTGGTACCCAGGCCTTCAATGATTCAATGGAGCATTGGGTTCCCATCTGTTTGCCCACTTTGAATCCTAACGCTTACTTTTATATGTACACTAACTTTATACATCCGGACGTCGCACTAATTTTAGCGAGTAACGAAAGTTCTAGTTTCTTTGATATGCAGGCAATGAGAAACACTGTTTTCACTCGTTTAAAAGAGAGGTGTTggcttcaaaaaattgtacATGCTGCAGAGCTCGATCAAGTCTCTTTCCGAAATCCAGGGTTTCCTTGTATTTTGCATTACTTGTtttattccaaaaaatattctcaATTCTATGGCCCAGGATACAAATTTAATGCAAAGGATAATGTTAA AAAACTTTATGCCGTCTACGCCAGCTTACATGATCAAGTGTATTATAAAAAGCGATCTTTGTCTATTGACGTGGAAATTCATGGAACTTTAATGCTTTTTACCTGGTCTACATCttcattcaatttttattgtGTCGCTAATGCAAATGAGAATTTGCAAATTCCGATCGccaatataaacaaaattcttCGATGGATTCGGAGAGAAGAATCACGCTTATTTATATGTACAAATCTTTCGTTTTAA
- the grh1 gene encoding GRASP protein family Golgi protein, whose translation MPSLKQKKKMHQHGVTPPSKHLLVKSSYSSAEYRKKMFGGLKSFLKETSESITGIHHDSTENYGFRVLKIQENSKTANAGIESYYDFITAINGIMLNGDPLMFRSLLRDSSPEITLEVFSLKGQIARKVKIDVSNTEEDKLGMTLQWASIHSAIDAVWHILNVIENSPIDLAKVIPYQDYIVGTPEGMMTGEKALADLIETHLNRPLRLYIYNQYQDSTRQITIVPKRNWGGDGAIGCGVGHGALHRLPASLSGPPPQPGNVAFSNPLLPPTDYSETITNNEKTSNPPIPQNVSSPTANLEGEMPIPHYQRHKKHNRNAIQDSTIQNYLEEEELLSKQLDHKAHNPVMDANASNSVPPPPVAANPSENEQT comes from the exons ATGCCTTCactaaaacaaaaaaaaaaaat GCATCAGCATGGTGTAACTCCACCAAGCAAGCACCTTCTTGTCAAGTCATCATATTCTTCCGCCGAATACAGGAAAAAAATGTTTGGTGGtttaaaaagctttttaaaagaaacctCTGAATCAATAACAGGGATTCATCATGATTCCACAGAAAACTATGGATTTCGGGTCCTGAAGATCCAAGAGAACTCCAAAACTGCTAATGCAGGAATTGAGTCTTACTATGACTTTATTACAGCTATAAATGGGATAATGCTG AATGGTGATCCACTAATGTTTCGTTCTTTATTGCGGGATTCATCTCCTGAAATAACCCTTGAGGTCTTCTCATTAAAAGGACAAATAGCTAGAAAGGTTAAAATTGATGTTTCAAATACGGAGGAAG ATAAACTAGGAATGACACTTCAATGGGCATCAATCCATTCCGCAATTGATGCTGTGTGGCACATTCTTAATGTAATTGAAAATTCCCCTATTGATCTTGCTAAAGTCATTCCTTACCAGGATTATATCGTAGGCACTCCTGAAGGAATGATGACTGGTGAAAAAGCGTTGGCTGACTTAATTGAAACA CATCTTAATCGGCCGTTACGtctttatatttacaatCAATATCAAGACAGCACGCGCCAAATTACAATTGTTccgaaaagaaattgggGCGGTGATGGTGCCATTGGCTGTGGTGTTGGGCATGGTGCTTTACATCGTTTGCCAGCTTCTCTTTCAGGACCTCCTCCTCAGCCGGGCAATGTAGCCTTTTCGAATCCTTTACTACCACCCACGGATTATTCTGAGACCATAACGAACAATGAGAAAACATCAAATCCCCCCATCCCGCAAAATGTTTCTTCTCCAACAGCTAACTTAGAAGGAGAGATGCCTATTCCTCATTATCAGAGACATAAAAAGCACAACCGCAATGCTATTCAGGATTCTACAATCCAAAACTatcttgaagaagaagaattgctCAGTAAACAATTAGATCACAAGGCTCACAATCCTGTGATGGATGCTAATGCATCCAATTCAGTTCCCCCTCCACCTGTTGCTGCAAACCCAAGCGAGAACGAACAAACTTAA
- the tls1 gene encoding splicing factor Tls1 has product MSAFHHKKKGDRSNIRKRVFEPDPLNETDHEGEDNTSSVRSILEDAKRRKTKLISSGVNASNLIDGNKKEIKSSLNDSRFEVPANEDTIQDSASINATLPTVEDRFAKPTNEIDVNQHLLSYIESKINHDKQGLHPYEKNENSVDVIPRKETDHENASTVVADLPNNAQKNSMASGAIQEVDVGITSTNLDSSKGSASKRKRKGLNKTNPTPTRSSEDLARDRIIEDMLKSSAGSTNLENELYKRFRSNDTR; this is encoded by the coding sequence ATGAGCGCTTTccatcataaaaaaaagggcGATCGATCAAATATAAGAAAGCGCGTATTCGAACCGGATCCTTTGAATGAAACTGATCATGAGGGTGAGGACAATACCTCAAGTGTTCGTAGTATTTTGGAAGATgccaaaagaagaaaaacaaaattaatttcttcCGGAGTGAATGCTTCAAATTTAATAGATgggaataaaaaagaaataaaaagttccTTGAATGATTCAAGATTTGAAGTACCTGCTAATGAGGATACGATCCAGGATTCCGCTTCAATAAATGCTACGCTGCCTACGGTTGAGGATCGCTTTGCGAAACCGACGAATGAAATAGATGTTAATCAACATTTATTGTCCTATATTGAATCCAAGATTAATCATGACAAGCAAGGTTTACATCCctatgaaaaaaatgagaacAGTGTAGATGTTATACCCAGAAAGGAAACTGATCACGAAAACGCTTCAACGGTTGTTGCCGACTTACCCAATAACGCgcaaaagaattcaatGGCTTCGGGTGCTATTCAAGAAGTCGATGTTGGAATCACGAGCACGAATTtggattcttcaaaaggtTCAGCATCTAAACGGAAACGTAAAGgattaaataaaacaaaccCTACACCTACTAGATCTTCAGAGGACTTAGCTAGAGATCGTATAATAGAGGATATGTTGAAATCATCAGCGGGTTCTacaaatttggaaaacgaATTATATAAACGCTTTAGGTCAAATGATACGCGCTAG
- the 1-Oct gene encoding mitochondrial intermediate peptidase Oct1 codes for MLTLKLCFRNTAKASRLPRFSRSLRARNFVTSLRPSSEDQLIKDVFDQKCYGNTSKYANKLEQVGLFKNQFLLDKDQGFIRLAETASMNCKKLIEEILNDDNNNTLNIIRCFDRISNLLCSVIDLLEFVRCSHPQMETIVKAEEAYNFLFELMNILNTHQGLYNKLGKSVSLSPSLAKLDPEAYNVAKVFLQDFEKSGVNLDDSSRNKFVKQSMESSTLGRKFFNRSMNRPQRYISVPLDLLKGSDPYFVGSVFDEKEKVALIPTVGYEGAQALVSIANSEVRKQIYIQGHHGTDQDISLFELYVSSKNKLANVVGKNSFAELQLLDKMARSPNCVINFLENLSKENLPKVRQIHSLFSGMKQMDLGLAARPEIHIWDREYYVTRYKQQLFQRKSFLSSSVNYQRDYLTVGTVIQGLSRLFNSLYGLRFVPAEVMPGEIWDSDVRKLNVMDEKNSLIGVIYFDLFTRPGKTDGAAHFTIRSSRELDNVSINDSLSLGFSDYISEKNQQTAYQIPIISLLCNFQKSNDNNASCLDLWDVKTLFHEMGHAMHSILGRTKYQNLAGTRCATDFVELPSIIMEHFMASSEVLPLYARHYQSDKPFPSQILEHYNQVEDSCVALDQQSQICMSMIDQIFHSDAVSKSDFNSIDIVHQISNRFSGFESVPKTSWHLQFSHLYGYSATYYSYLFDTALASLIFRKLFSKNPLKREAGEKFRNTILKWGGSRNPWECIAEALEDPVYAEGGEKAMQRIANNAFSFGDRTS; via the coding sequence ATGCTTACATTGAAGTTATGCTTCAGGAATACTGCAAAAGCTAGTCGTTTGCCTCGGTTTTCTCGCTCATTAAGAGCCCGAAATTTTGTTACATCTCTTAGACCATCCAGTGAAGACCAATTAATTAAGGATGTGTTTGATCAAAAGTGCTATGGGAATACCTCTAAGTATGCAAACAAGTTAGAGCAAGTTGGGCTGTTCAAAAATCAGTTTTTACTTGACAAAGATCAGGGATTCATTAGGTTAGCTGAAACTGCGTCTATGAACTGCAAAAAGCTCATCgaagaaattttgaatgatGATAACAATAATACTTTAAACATAATTCGCTGCTTTGACCGAATTTCGAATTTGCTTTGCAGCGTAATTGatcttttggaatttgtACGATGCTCTCATCCTCaaatggaaacaattgTCAAAGCCGAAGAGGCAtataactttttatttgaactaatgaatattttgaatacaCATCAGGGACTCTACAACAAGTTAGGAAAATCAGTATCGCTTAGTCCCTCTTTAGCCAAACTAGATCCTGAAGCTTACAATGTCGCGAAAGTTTTTCTACAGGACTTTGAGAAGTCTGGTGTGAATCTTGATGATTCTTCGAGAAATAAGTTTGTAAAGCAATCCATGGAATCGTCAACGTTAGGAAGGAAGTTCTTTAATCGTAGCATGAACAGACCTCAGCGATACATATCAGTTCCTTTGGATTTGCTGAAGGGCTCTGATCCTTACTTTGTTGGCAGTGTTTTTGacgagaaagaaaaagtagcTCTTATTCCTACCGTTGGATATGAAGGAGCACAAGCTCTTGTTAGTATTGCCAACTCTGAAGTGCGTAAACAGATATATATTCAAGGGCATCACGGAACTGACCAGGATATTTCTCTCTTCGAATTATATGTCAGctctaaaaataaacttgCAAATGttgttggaaaaaataGTTTCGCTGAACTTCAACTACTTGACAAAATGGCCCGGTCACCCAATTGTGTTATTAACTTCTTAGAAAACTtatcgaaagaaaatttaccaaaagtACGCCAGATACATTCTCTATTTTCTggaatgaaacaaatgGACTTAGGTCTAGCAGCCCGTCCTGAAATTCATATATGGGATCGAGAATATTATGTTACGAGGTACAAGCAACAATTAtttcaaaggaaatcaTTCCTTAGTTCGTCGGTCAATTATCAAAGGGATTATTTGACTGTTGGTACTGTTATACAAGGGTTATCGCGGTTGtttaattctttatatGGTTTACGATTTGTTCCAGCCGAGGTAATGCCTGGAGAAATTTGGGATTCCGATGTCCGCAAATTGAATGTTATGGATGAGAAAAATAGTTTAATAGGTGTCATATACTTCGACCTATTCACTCGTCCAGGGAAGACTGACGGTGCCGCACACTTTACCATTCGTTCGTCGAGAGAACTAGACAACGTCAGTATAAATGATTCTCTAAGTTTGGGATTTTCTGACTATATATCcgaaaaaaatcaacaaacTGCATATCAAATACCTATAATCTCACTTTTGTGcaactttcaaaaatcgAATGATAATAATGCTTCATGTCTTGATTTATGGGATGTTAAAACATTGTTTCATGAAATGGGACATGCTATGCACTCTATTTTAGGAAGAACTAAGTATCAAAATTTAGCTGGTACACGTTGTGCTACAGATTTTGTTGAACTACCTTCAATTATAATGGAACATTTTATGGCATCTTCTGAGGTGTTACCCTTATACGCCCGCCATTATCAAAGTGATAAACCTTTTCCGTCTCAAATTTTAGAACATTATAATCAAGTTGAGGATAGCTGTGTGGCACTGGATCAGCAATCTCAGATATGCATGTCCATGATTGATCAAATTTTCCATTCTGATGCTGTCTCTAAGTCTGACTTTAATTCCATCGATATAGTCCATCAAATAAGCAACCGGTTTAGCGGATTTGAGTCAGTTCCCAAAACTTCTTGGCATCTTCAATTTAGTCATCTATATGGATACAGTGCAACCTATTATTCATACCTTTTTGATACCGCTCTTGCATCTTTAATATTCCGAAAGTTATTTTCCAAGAACCCTTTGAAGCGTGAAGCCGGTGAAAAATTTCGAAATACAATTTTAAAATGGGGTGGAAGTCGTAATCCATGGGAATGCATAGCTGAAGCGCTAGAAGATCCAGTTTATGCTGAAGGTGGAGAAAAAGCAATGCAGAGAATTGCCAATAATGCTTTCAGTTTTGGCGATAGAACTAGTTAA
- the mug161 gene encoding CwfJ family protein, splicing factor codes for MKVPKPSKVLVIGSAEGRVIEALEYIADLHKTHNFKFVICLGNLFTRKTPTAVVSKLKNEKFLVPLPVYFGVGSAGMPEAVTSHMAMYGPEICPNLFCMGICGFMKTYSRFTIAQLGGTYDEVKFNEPMNKREKSLTERSFHLTDVQTLSKRCDILFSNSWPENVQNKSSLPRRNLPSGNAPVAALAANCMPQYFFVPSPVYYEREPYRNSAVNVPSGTVSRFFGIAPFKNPTGEKFAYAFTLNPLTGEYVGDVPPNCTDSPFVLRPIPLKRASSEQVIPPPDSPISTESGFTRFKKSKVGPDACFFCLSNPSISLHLIVAIGNEAYMALPKGPLTTKDTNAPELPFPAHVLIIPIAHASALSLLSDSSYKSTVDELHRFREAVTQMYNAHNSDAIVYEISRANGVHVHWQVIPIPKALSPTALEYFTNQAKESGFAFEERDIRSHELNYFRVFLPTGEILVHTLSLRERFDLQFGRRATAKIIGIEDRVDWRHCSQTEEAEKKDVEDFKSYFKPYDFT; via the exons ATGAAGGTTCCTAAACCTTCTAAAGT TTTGGTCATTGGATCCGCCGAGGGCCGTGTCATTGAAGCCCTTGAGTATATCGCAGACCTTCACAAAACCCacaatttcaaatttgTCATTTGTCTTGGAAACCTCTTTACTCGAAAGACCCCTACCGCTGTTGTTTCCAAgttaaagaatgaaaagtttttgg TCCCTTTGCCAGTTTATTTCGGCGTTGGTTCGGCTGGCATGCCCGAAGCGGTGACCTCCCACATGGCAATGTACGGCCCTGAAATCTGTCCCAACTTGTTTTGCATGGGTATTTGCGGTTTCATGAAGACGTATTCCCGCTTTACCATCGCTCAATTGGGTGGTACCTACGACGAGGTCAAGTTCAATGAACCTATGAATAAGCGTGAAAAGAGTTTGACTGAACGCTCTTTTCATCTTACTGACGTTCAAACTCTCTCCAAGCGCTGTGACATCCTTTTTTCCAACAGCTGGCCTGAAAACGTTCAAAACAAATCTTCTTTGCCTCGTAGAAACCTCCCTTCTGGTAATGCTCCTGTCGCCGCCTTGGCTGCAAATTGTATGCCCCAATACTTCTTTGTACCAAGTCCCGTCTATTACGAACGCGAGCCTTATAGAAACTCTGCAGTCAATGTTCCCTCTGGTACGGTGTCTCGCTTTTTTGGCATTGCGCCTTTTAAAAACCCAACCGGTGAAAAATTCGCTTACGCATTTACCTTGAATCCCTTAACCGGTGAGTACGTGGGAGACGTTCCTCCAAACTGTACTGATTCACCGTTCGTCTTGAGACCCATCCCTCTCAAGCGTGCCTCCAGTGAACAAGTCATTCCTCCTCCTGATAGTCCTATTTCGACCGAGTCAGGATTCACTAGATTCAAGAAGTCTAAAGTTGGAC CCGATGCTTGCTTCTTTTGTCTTAGTAATCCCTCTATTTCACTTCATTTAATCGTTGCTATTGGCAATGAAGCTTATATGG CTTTACCAAAAGGACCTCTTACCACCAAAGATACCAATGCACCTGAACTTCCGTTTCCCGCTCATGTATTGATAATCCCTATTGCTCACGCTTCTGCTTTAAGTTTGCTATCAGATTCTTCCTACAAAAGTACCGTCGACGAGTTACATCGTTTTCGCGAAGCTGTTACTCAAATGTATAACGCACACAATTCTGATGCGATTGTATATGAAATCAGTAGAGCAAATGGTGTTCACGTCCATTGGCAAGTCATTCCTATTCCAAAGGCTCTTTCCCCGACGGCTTTAGAATACTTTACCAATCAAGCTAAAGAATCCGGGTTCGCTTTCGAAGAGCGTGATATTCGATCCCATGAGCTAAACTATTTCCGAGTTTTCCTTCCTACTGGTGAGATCCTAGTCCATACACTTTCCCTTCGAGAAAGATTTGATTTACAATTTGGCAGACGTGCCACTGCGAAAATTATTGGTATTGAGGATAGAGTAGATTGGAGACATTGTAGTCAAACGGAAGAAGcggaaaaaaaggatgtGGAAGACTTTAAATCTTACTTCAAACCTTACGATTTTACCTAG
- the rsc58 gene encoding RSC complex subunit Rsc58, whose protein sequence is MDHATWQPLLVSFLSSLPAGSSLLESTKTVSGDPLGKILHNQQYSSMQSFLKDWHAICYQGIHDHDPSESIYWDIDRTYFLLKQSLSTEASRNGEFDTEDASIPEASSSPSLFFENSLYPQFKSHALMMLGPTGPMFTSPAHLSRLDSRLPDGGIVAKPVAVMASPAYGSASDVSLSKFPAPPASPKTSNAVGNVHPSSLQYPTQKLLSLDSFSSFSPIRNTSSTVISDNTYKTVSTYYQSDRYHKLLDSESVDVDFIQENLGVVEEDVFSDAPLRHDLLHVYTLLQRLQNLQNVRLDSPSPPDTPSLEERSIASEVGALLSKLILTYNLSPSDLPIPDTQLPFTKFGPQIQGSLPPTAQPFETTAQVQSRAGQMSARGNSALMNGTYGQYSSDAPIQSYKRSKSRR, encoded by the exons atgGACCATGCTACTTGGCAGCCCTTGCTTGTCTCTTTCTTGTCCTCCCTCCCGGCAGGATCAAGTTTACTAGAGAGTACGAAAACGGTTTCAGGCGATCCCTTGGGGAAAATTTTGCATAATCAACAATATTCTTCCATGCAATCTTTCCTAAAGGACTGGCATGCCATTTGCTATCAAGGAATTCATGACCACGATCCTAGCGAATCTATATATTGGGATATCGATCGTACCTATTTTCTCCTCAAACAGTCTCTTTCAACAGAGGCAAGCCGAAACGGCGAATTTGATACTGAAGATGCTTCTATACCAGAGGCCAGCAGCAGCCCTTCCTTATTTTTCGAAAATT cCCTTTATCCTCAATTTAAATCTCATGCCTTGATGATGCTGGGTCCAACGGGACCTATGTTCACTTCGCCTGCTCATCTTTCACGCTTAGATTCACGTCTTCCGGATGGCGGTATTGTTGCAAAGCCAGTCGCCGTTATGGCTTCTCCTGCATATGGGTCTGCAAGCGATGTCTCCCTCAGCAAGTTTCCCGCTCCTCCCGCTTCTCCCAAAACCTCCAATGCCGTAGGCAACGTTCACCCTTCTTCTTTACAATACCCAACCCAAAAACTCCTTTCTCTTGActccttttcttcgttttctccCATCCGAAACACTTCCTCAACCGTCATTTCCGACAATACTTATAAAACCGTCTCCACATATTACCAGTCTGATAGATATCATAAATTATTAGACTCTGAATCTGTTGATGTGGATTTCATCCAAGAGAACCTCGGCGTTGTAGAAGAGGATGTTTTTTCTGACGCTCCACTTCGCCATGACCTGTTACATGTTTATACTCTACTTCAACGCCTTCAAAATCTACAAAATGTTAGATTGGATTCCCCTTCGCCCCCTGATACACCGTCTTTAGAAGAACGCTCGATTGCTTCTGAAGTGGGTGCTTTGCTGTCAAAACTAATTTTAACCTACAATCTGTCCCCTTCCGATTTACCTATTCCCGATACTCAATTACCTTTCACAAAGTTTGGTCCACAAATCCAAGGCTCGTTACCCCCAACTGCACAACCATTTGAAACGACTGCTCAGGTTCAATCTAGAGCAGGCCAAATGTCTGCTCGAGGAAATTCTGCCTTAATGAATGGTACTTATGGTCAGTATTCTTCTGATGCCCCTATCCAATCCTACAAGCGCAGTAAATCACGGCGGTAA